A single Glycine soja cultivar W05 chromosome 14, ASM419377v2, whole genome shotgun sequence DNA region contains:
- the LOC114385015 gene encoding splicing factor ESS-2 homolog, translating into MLQSPGHSPLHISSPSPSISQESAQNPNDPPSSSCAKHPAVLDEDTYVEALEKIIERDYFPDISKLRDRLDWLEAIKTGDPVVIREAQLKILERRAGTAKVTNHNDTSRTTSHTPGSTFVRNFTPLDEFDGKPSQTPRAPAPEAKEGENNDGGVDTSLGLDQFMRRYTSEDNHSFSKILEKVNKKRKERFGYLNEDVQGIEDVKRDRITDGYGTSYQPPSTLEGWNYTAKNLLMYHPADRGEVPLTEEERAHRIKAATKEINRGNTRFHGKMMDSRPKDDGTVEVLYTPVGGATPAPMSLREGDKLKKYDLEDLRKTPNPFYLESRKKAENGYSFVKTPSPAPGVDESPFITWGEIEGTPLRLDLEDTPLDIGGSADGPHYKIPSAPARDSKAHSLSREAARKIRERSKMFHKPPLASPVRGGSASPSMRTLSPAAQKFVRNAFAKSSSSVDETLRASYRGSTPALATPRSVSRSVSRFGRDGSLASRSPSVREGSNPPL; encoded by the coding sequence ATGCTTCAATCTCCAGGGCACTCGCCGCTCCACATCTCGTCGCcgtccccttcaatttcccagGAATCGGCGCAAAACCCTAACGATCCACCATCATCATCGTGTGCGAAGCACCCTGCGGTGCTGGACGAGGACACGTACGTTGAGGCGTTGGAGAAGATCATCGAGCGCGACTACTTCCCCGACATCTCCAAGCTCCGCGACCGCCTCGATTGGCTCGAAGCCATCAAAACCGGCGACCCCGTCGTCATTCGCGAGGCCCAATTGAAGATCCTCGAACGCCGCGCCGGCACAGCAAAGGTAACCAATCACAATGACACTTCTAGAACAACCTCCCACACACCCGGTTCCACATTCGTTAGAAATTTCACACCTCTCGATGAGTTCGACGGAAAACCCTCTCAAACCCCCCGTGCACCGGCTCCCGAGGCTAAAGAGGGGGAGAATAACGATGGTGGGGTTGATACTTCGCTTGGCCTCGATCAATTTATGAGGAGGTACACGAGTGAGGACAATCATAGTTTTTCGAAGATTCTAGAGAAAGTGaataagaagaggaaagaaaggtTTGGGTATTTGAATGAGGATGTGCAGGGTATTGAGGACGTGAAGAGGGATAGGATTACTGATGGTTATGGAACCTCATATCAGCCTCCGAGTACCCTTGAAGGGTGGAATTACACTGCCAAGAATTTGTTGATGTATCATCCTGCTGATCGGGGTGAGGTCCCTTTGACCGAGGAGGAAAGAGCGCATAGAATTAAAGCCGCCACGAAGGAGATCAATCGCGGGAACACTAGGTTTCATGGTAAAATGATGGATTCTAGGCCCAAAGATGATGGAACTGTTGAGGTGCTTTATACGCCAGTTGGTGGTGCAACGCCGGCGCCTATGTCTCTTAGAGAAGGGGATAAGTTAAAGAAGTATGATTTGGAGGATTTGAGGAAGACTCCGAATCCGTTTTATTTAGAATCAAGGAAGAAAGCTGAGAATGGTTATAGCTTTGTTAAGACACCGTCCCCTGCTCCGGGTGTTGATGAATCCCCGTTCATTACTTGGGGAGAAATTGAGGGGACTCCGCTGAGGTTGGATCTGGAAGATACGCCACTTGATATTGGTGGTAGTGCTGATGGACCTCATTATAAGATTCCTTCTGCGCCGGCAAGAGATTCAAAGGCACACTCTCTTTCAAGGGAGGCTGCACGCAAGATAAGGGAGAGGTCAAAAATGTTTCATAAGCCCCCGTTGGCATCACCAGTTAGAGGGGGGAGTGCCAGTCCAAGCATGCGGACACTGTCTCCTGCAGCTCAGAAGTTTGTGAGGAATGCGTTTGCCAAGTCCTCGTCTTCTGTTGATGAAACACTTCGAGCAAGTTACCGCGGTTCTACTCCTGCTTTGGCTACTCCTAGAAGTGTTAGTAGAAGTGTGTCAAGGTTTGGTCGTGATGGGAGCTTGGCTTCCAGGTCTCCATCTGTTAGAGAGGGCTCCAATCCTCCCTTGTGA
- the LOC114384807 gene encoding WRKY transcription factor 1-like: MVSTDKSADQNIPSDELQQRVSPDSDTTLSQGHDTKNDLSKPEEATSILSIVVKNEGKDSDATACALESDQEGSTCSLPLGKPLQSPDTLSHEFPRLQSSQECPSIIREKVSKDGYNWRKYGQKHVKGNEFIRSYYKCTHPNCQAKKQLQQSNNGHITDSICIGQHNHPRPQLNSTVSVECVLPVVEQAPHKPSLANVEDKASVEHGCMPQQIKPLQSFPPAKVSPVNELKAAHLQLTKAKNQVHDNKEPESKRLKKDNSNADVARVDMSTRESRVVVVQTSSEVDLVNDGYRWRKYGQKLVKGNTNPRSYYRCSNPGCPVKKHVERASYDSKTVITTYEGQHDHEIPPGRTVTQNAATNTRTTATNGKAGTKSEGNTDDTGERSGLGLTSRLTEQQTGKSTTKSKAGDMVEFRVIRLSNEGPEIKLSEQQQQKDNSATKDDSVSNDVICHSSSGVLCRSNEQLKGEVKPISEGSKDCLKVVAVHDTPSTESEFNKQSAADAEPVQS; the protein is encoded by the exons ATGGTTTCTACAGACAAAAGTGCGGATCAAAATATCCCTTCTGATGAATTGCAGCAGAGAGTGAGTCCTGATAGTGATACTACATTGTCACAAGGTCATGATACTAAAAATGATCTGTCCAAaccagaagaagcaacaagtaTTCTTTCTATTGTAGTTAAAAATGAAGGGAAGGATTCTGATGCTACTGCTTGTGCCTTGGAATCAGATCAAGAAGGAAGCACATGCTCTTTGCCACTTGGGAAACCTTTGCAAAGCCCTGATACTCTTTCACACGAATTTCCTCGATTGCAGTCCAGTCAGGAATGTCCCTCTATAATACGTGAAAAGGTATCAAAAGATGGCTATAACTGGCGAAAATATGGTCAGAAACATGTTAAGGGGAATGAATTTATAAGGAGCTATTACAAGTGTACACATCCTAACTGCCAGGCAAAAAAGCAATTGCAGCAGTCAAATAATGGGCATATCACGGACTCCATTTGTATCGGTCAGCATAATCATCCCAGACCTCAATTGAACTCCACAGTATCAGTTGAGTGTGTTCTGCCTGTTGTTGAACAAGCACCACACAAACCCTCTCTAGCCAATGTGGAAG ACAAAGCATCCGttgagcatggatgtatgcCTCAACAGATCAAGCCTTTACAATCCTTTCCTCCTGCAAAAGTTTCCCCAGTTAATGAGTTGAAAGCTGCACATTTACAATTGACTAAGGCAAAGAATCAGGTTCATGATAACAAGGAACCTGAGTCAAAGCGGCT GAAGAAAGACAATAGTAATGCTGATGTCGCTAGAGTTGACATGTCAACACGGGAATCtcgtgttgttgttgttcagaCTTCAAGTGAGGTTGATCTGGTAAATGATGGGTATCGCTGGCGCAAATATGGGCAGAAGCTAGTTAAAGGGAATACAAACCCAAG AAGTTATTATCGATGCTCGAATCCTGGATGCCCTGTCAAAAAGCATGTGGAAAGGGCCTCTTATGATTCAAAAACTGTAATAACTACCTATGAGGGACAGCATGATCATGAAATTCCCCCTGGAAGGACTGTCACTCAGAATGCAGCTACAAATACTCGCACAACGGCCACTAATGGCAAGGCAGGAACCAAATCTGAGGGTAATACTGATGATACAGGGGAGCGAAGCGGCTTGGGCTTAACAAGCAGATTAACAGAGCAACAAACTGGCAAGTCGACTACTAAGTCAAAGGCTGGTGATATGGTTGAGTTTCGTGTGATCAGGCTTTCTAATGAGggtcctgaaattaaattaagtgagcaacaacaacaaaaggatAACTCAGCTACTAAAGATGATTCTGTCAGCAATGACGTTATATGCCATTCAAGTTCTGGAGTTCTGTGTAGATCAAATGAACAGCTGAAAGGTGAGGTAAAACCTATATCAGAAGGAAGTAAGGATTGCCTTAAGGTGGTTGCCGTTCATGATACTCCTAGTACAGAAAGTGAATTTAACAAGCAATCCGCAGCTGATGCTGAACCGGTCCAAAGCTAA
- the LOC114384835 gene encoding scarecrow-like transcription factor PAT1, with translation MQASEQHRSSSMYYQPLQQIEAYCLPQYRSRNQQLYYHDGGHGTHFSTPSSSELYCTLESSSVAGSFTLYNSPSTVSFSPNGSPISQQDSQSYPPDQYHSPENTYGSPMSGSCITDDLSSLNFKHKLRELESVMLGPDSDNLDSYESAISNGNNSVPLEMDSWRQTMVAISSKNLKHILIACAKAISDNDLLTAQWLMDELRQMVSVSGDPVQRLGAYMLEGLVARLAASGSSIYKSLRCKEPESAELLSYMHILYEVCPYFKFGYMSANGAIADAMKDEDRVHIIDFQIGQGSQWITLIQAFAARPGGPPHIRITGIDDSTSAYARGGGLHIVGRRLSKLAEHFKVPFEFHAAAISGFDVQLHNLGVRPGEALAVNFAFMLHHMPDESVSTQNHRDRLLRLVRSLSPKVVTLVEQESNTNTAAFFPRFLETLNYYTAMFESIDVTLPREHKERINVEQHCLARDLVNIIACEGVERVERHEVLGKWRSRFAMAGFTPYPLSSLVNGTIKKLLENYSDRYRLEERDGALYLGWMNRDLVASCAWK, from the coding sequence ATGCAGGCATCAGAGCAACATAGAAGTTCAAGTATGTACTATCAACCATTACAACAAATTGAAGCATACTGCTTGCCGCAGTATCGGAGTCGAAATCAACAGCTATACtaccatgatggaggccatggaACTCACTTTTCAACTCCAAGTTCTTCAGAACTTTACTGCACTTTGGAGTCATCTTCTGTAGCTGGCAGTTTCACTCTATACAACTCCCCTTCAACTGTTAGTTTCTCACCCAACGGTAGCCCCATATCGCAGCAAGACTCTCAGTCATATCCACCTGACCAGTATCATTCTCCTGAGAATACCTATGGCTCTCCTATGAGTGGCTCCTGCATAACTGATGATTTAAGCAGCCTCAACTTCAAGCACAAGCTCAGAGAGTTGGAAAGTGTAATGCTTGGCCCTGACTCTGATAATCTTGATAGTTATGAGAGTGCCATCAGCAATGGAAACAACTCCGTTCCACTTGAGATGGACAGTTGGAGACAAACAATGGTGGCAATTTCTAGCAAAAACCTAAAGCACATCCTTATTGCATGTGCCAAAGCCATTTCAGACAATGATTTGCTAACGGCACAATGGCTGATGGATGAATTAAGGCAGATGGTGTCAGTTTCTGGCGATCCGGTTCAACGGTTGGGAGCATACATGTTGGAAGGACTTGTTGCCCGATTGGCCGCCTCTGGGAGTTCAATATACAAATCTTTAAGATGCAAAGAACCAGAAAGTGCTGAGCTTCTCTCCTACATGCACATATTGTATGAGGTTTGCCCCTACTTCAAGTTTGGGTACATGTCTGCAAATGGAGCCATTGCAGATGCCATGAAAGATGAAGACAGAGTTCACATAATTGATTTCCAAATTGGTCAAGGAAGCCAGTGGATAACTTTAATTCAGGCTTTTGCAGCTAGACCTGGAGGGCCACCCCACATCCGGATTACAGGTATTGATGATTCAACATCGGCTTATGCTCGCGGTGGTGGACTACACATAGTGGGAAGGAGGTTATCAAAGCTTGCTGAGCATTTTAAggtgccatttgaatttcatgcTGCAGCTATCTCAGGTTTTGATGTTCAACTACATAACCTTGGAGTTCGACCGGGGGAAGCTCTGGCCGTAAATTTTGCATTCATGCTACATCACATGCCGGATGAAAGTGTGAGTACTCAGAATCACAGGGATAGGCTGTTGAGGTTGGTTAGGAGCCTATCACCAAAGGTGGTGACACTTGTTGAGCAAGAATCTAACACGAACACTGCTGCATTCTTTCCGCGTTTCCTTGAAACTCTGAACTATTACACAGCAATGTTTGAGTCAATAGACGTGACTCTTCCCAGAGAGCATAAAGAGAGAATCAATGTTGAGCAGCATTGTTTGGCAAGAGACTTGGTTAACATCATAGCTTGTGAAGGGGTTGAGAGGGTGGAACGACACGAGGTGCTTGGCAAGTGGAGGTCAAGATTTGCAATGGCCGGTTTCACTCCTTACCCTTTGAGTTCGTTGGTGAATGGTACCATAAAGAAATTGCTTGAGAACTACAGTGATAGATATAGACTTGAAGAGAGAGATGGAGCTCTTTATCTGGGTTGGATGAATAGAGATTTGGTTGCTTCTTGCGCTTGGAAATGA